In a single window of the Luteibacter rhizovicinus DSM 16549 genome:
- a CDS encoding response regulator: MSGYENKVRILQVEDNALDAELVLTELDQDGLAYEVMLVDDEPAFTAALDSFEPNIVLSDLSMPSFSGERALQILRERSAEIPFIFISATLGEEAAIVALRNGATDYILKQNTARLASAVRRALREAEEQRARARAELELIRAQRFESLALLAGGLSHDLRNLLQPLLLAGDTLEDYADDPRLARLGALVRDCGRRGLEMVSSMLSFARGARRAEQVRLGALLEALKLLMQGSVPRSIEMNVDIFDADVAFEGNHTELQQCLLNLCLNAIQAMPDGGHLKVETAQANLPEDFFVEGEQPAPGRYLRLSVIDTGAGMTTEVLQRLFEPFFTTKELGTGLGLLSCKRIVASHGGLMRVRSKLGEGTQFHLYLPLNPEEGVDAEPLVMESSLQGEAERVLVVVEEAVQLSLLADTLDAYGYQAGASQSGTAALQWIEAHGVPDLVVMDADMNLFTGVRTLAALLDHGYTGAVLLLARPDKPPNLDELPQLDHLYILDKPIQSKALLRKVREALEASGRA; this comes from the coding sequence ATGAGCGGGTACGAGAACAAAGTCAGAATCCTTCAGGTCGAGGACAATGCCCTCGACGCCGAACTCGTGTTGACCGAGCTCGACCAGGATGGACTCGCCTACGAGGTGATGCTCGTCGATGACGAGCCGGCCTTCACCGCGGCACTCGACAGTTTCGAGCCGAACATCGTGCTGTCCGACCTGAGCATGCCCTCGTTCAGTGGCGAGCGCGCGCTGCAGATCCTGCGCGAGCGCAGCGCCGAGATACCGTTTATCTTCATATCGGCGACGCTGGGCGAAGAAGCGGCCATCGTCGCGCTGCGCAACGGCGCCACCGACTACATCCTCAAGCAGAACACGGCGCGCCTGGCCTCCGCCGTGCGCCGTGCCTTGCGTGAAGCCGAGGAGCAGCGCGCCCGCGCCCGTGCCGAGCTCGAGCTGATTCGCGCGCAGCGCTTCGAAAGCCTGGCGCTGCTCGCGGGTGGTCTCAGCCACGACTTGCGCAACCTCCTGCAGCCCCTGTTGCTTGCCGGTGACACGCTGGAAGACTATGCCGACGATCCGCGGCTGGCGCGCCTTGGCGCGCTGGTGCGCGACTGCGGGCGTCGCGGCCTGGAGATGGTCTCCTCGATGCTGTCGTTCGCCCGCGGCGCGCGTCGTGCCGAGCAGGTGCGGCTCGGTGCCCTGCTCGAAGCACTCAAGCTGCTCATGCAGGGCAGTGTGCCGCGTTCGATCGAGATGAACGTCGACATCTTCGACGCGGATGTCGCTTTCGAAGGCAATCACACCGAACTCCAGCAATGCCTGCTCAACCTCTGCCTCAATGCGATCCAGGCCATGCCCGACGGCGGCCACCTGAAGGTCGAAACGGCGCAGGCCAACCTGCCCGAGGATTTCTTCGTTGAAGGCGAGCAGCCCGCACCGGGACGCTACCTGCGGCTTTCGGTGATCGACACCGGCGCCGGCATGACGACCGAGGTGCTGCAGCGCCTGTTCGAACCCTTCTTCACCACCAAGGAGCTGGGCACCGGCCTCGGCCTGCTCTCGTGCAAGCGCATCGTCGCCAGTCACGGTGGTCTGATGCGCGTGCGCAGCAAGCTCGGTGAAGGTACCCAGTTCCATCTCTACCTGCCGCTCAACCCGGAAGAGGGGGTGGATGCCGAGCCGCTGGTGATGGAGTCGAGCCTGCAGGGCGAGGCCGAGCGTGTGCTCGTGGTGGTCGAAGAGGCGGTGCAGCTGTCGTTGCTGGCCGATACGCTCGATGCCTACGGCTACCAGGCCGGCGCGAGCCAGAGCGGCACGGCGGCGCTGCAGTGGATCGAGGCGCATGGTGTCCCCGACCTGGTGGTCATGGACGCCGACATGAACCTGTTCACCGGCGTGCGCACGCTCGCGGCCTTGCTCGATCACGGCTATACCGGCGCGGTGCTGCTGCTCGCACGTCCGGACAAGCCGCCGAATCTCGATGAGCTACCGCAGCTGGATCATTTGTACATCCTCGACAAGCCGATCCAGTCCAAGGCACTGTTGCGCAAGGTGCGCGAGGCATTGGAAGCCAGCGGACGCGCGTGA
- a CDS encoding response regulator — translation MNQRDLRTILLVEDSMADAEMAIDALREAKLANPVVHVEDGVDCLDWLHRRGQYANRTEGDPSVILLDIKMPRMDGLEVLKQLRTEEKWKRLPVVILSSSREESDLARSWDLGVNAYVLKPVDVQQFFTAVQTLGHFWAVLNQRPDGE, via the coding sequence ATGAATCAGCGCGACCTGCGCACCATCCTCCTCGTCGAAGACTCGATGGCCGATGCCGAGATGGCTATCGACGCGCTTCGTGAGGCCAAGCTCGCCAATCCCGTGGTTCATGTCGAAGACGGCGTGGATTGCCTGGACTGGCTGCATCGTCGAGGCCAGTACGCGAATCGCACCGAAGGCGATCCGTCGGTGATCCTGCTCGACATCAAGATGCCGCGCATGGACGGGCTGGAAGTCCTCAAGCAGCTGCGCACGGAAGAAAAGTGGAAGCGCCTGCCGGTGGTGATTCTTTCCTCCTCGCGGGAAGAGAGCGACCTGGCGCGCAGCTGGGACCTCGGTGTGAATGCCTATGTGCTGAAGCCGGTGGACGTGCAACAGTTCTTCACCGCGGTGCAGACGCTCGGCCATTTCTGGGCCGTGCTCAATCAGCGCCCGGATGGCGAGTAA
- a CDS encoding sensor histidine kinase: MMFRTGWRWRLAGLLAAVLVIVALPYAVTRSSSEDALNSRDWVTHTADIKATVYRFDAILRSAEAAVYTRVAGGPDAPDLTVRIDAPHKMLPGLVANLREMMRDNAQQLTRLGGLESIANGRIGMFDKAMQQLQVGDRAGAFATMEDSRRLFPFRDQVKVILDEESRLLDARRQVAQDLAASNRIVLLVAALAQIALLGIVVFVSERQIAIRLAAESRVAQAVQRSQLILQAVREPIAMLDGNLRALLVNTAFAEVYGYDVEKDHNSPLEAIGQGAWKDTALLQRLSDVLARDRELWDYELTQRTVDGIDRFVVINARRIEQPESTAPALLLTVSDITARALVEQKVSELNRQLEGKVEQISDVNRELEAFSYSVSHDLRAPLRHISGFAGKLEAQLGDGADERSRHYIDVISSSSRRMAQLIDDLLVFSRLGRGALRLQPVDMQSLVEEARALVETDARDRRIDWKVSPLPIVIGDENMLRTVWQNLLGNAVKYTGNRERAQIEVTLDRTPAGDYEFAVRDNGAGFDMQYAGKLFGVFQRLHRASEFPGNGIGLANVRRIIARHGGRTWAEGELDSGATFHFSLPASDVPGSRMGDT, from the coding sequence ATGATGTTCCGTACCGGATGGCGTTGGCGCCTCGCGGGCCTGCTCGCGGCCGTACTGGTCATCGTCGCCTTGCCTTATGCCGTCACGCGCTCGAGTTCCGAAGACGCGCTCAACTCGCGCGACTGGGTGACCCACACGGCCGACATCAAGGCCACGGTCTATCGCTTCGATGCCATCCTTCGTAGCGCCGAAGCGGCGGTATATACCCGCGTGGCGGGTGGCCCGGACGCGCCGGATCTCACCGTGCGTATCGATGCGCCGCACAAGATGTTGCCCGGACTGGTCGCCAACCTGCGCGAGATGATGCGCGACAACGCCCAGCAGCTCACGCGCCTGGGCGGCCTGGAATCGATCGCCAACGGGCGTATCGGCATGTTCGACAAGGCCATGCAGCAACTTCAGGTCGGCGATCGCGCGGGCGCTTTCGCCACCATGGAAGATTCGCGCCGGCTGTTCCCCTTCCGCGACCAGGTCAAGGTGATCCTCGATGAGGAGTCCAGGCTGCTCGATGCGCGGCGCCAGGTCGCCCAGGATCTCGCCGCCAGCAATCGCATCGTCCTGCTGGTGGCGGCACTCGCGCAGATTGCCCTGCTCGGTATCGTGGTCTTCGTTTCCGAACGGCAGATCGCCATTCGCCTTGCGGCGGAATCCCGCGTGGCGCAGGCCGTGCAGCGTTCGCAGCTGATCCTGCAGGCCGTGCGGGAGCCGATCGCCATGCTCGATGGCAATTTGCGGGCACTGCTGGTCAATACGGCCTTCGCCGAGGTCTACGGCTACGACGTCGAGAAAGACCACAACTCGCCACTGGAAGCGATCGGCCAGGGGGCGTGGAAGGATACGGCCCTGCTGCAGCGCCTCTCCGACGTGCTCGCGCGCGATCGCGAACTCTGGGACTACGAACTCACCCAGCGTACGGTCGATGGCATCGACCGCTTCGTGGTGATCAATGCCCGTCGTATCGAGCAGCCCGAAAGCACGGCCCCCGCCTTGCTGCTCACGGTGAGCGACATCACCGCGCGAGCCCTGGTGGAGCAGAAGGTGAGCGAATTGAATCGCCAGCTCGAGGGTAAGGTCGAGCAGATCTCGGACGTCAATCGCGAGCTCGAAGCCTTCAGTTACTCGGTCTCGCATGACCTGCGCGCACCGCTGCGCCATATCTCCGGCTTCGCCGGCAAGCTGGAAGCGCAACTCGGCGACGGCGCGGACGAGCGCTCGCGGCACTATATCGACGTGATCAGCAGTTCCTCGCGCCGCATGGCCCAGCTCATCGACGACCTGCTCGTGTTCTCCCGCCTGGGTCGCGGCGCCTTGCGCCTGCAGCCGGTGGACATGCAGTCCCTGGTCGAAGAGGCACGCGCCCTGGTGGAAACCGACGCGCGAGACCGCCGTATCGACTGGAAGGTCTCGCCTTTGCCTATCGTCATCGGCGACGAAAACATGCTGCGTACGGTCTGGCAGAACCTGCTCGGTAACGCGGTGAAATACACCGGCAATCGTGAGCGTGCGCAGATCGAAGTGACACTCGACCGCACCCCGGCGGGCGACTACGAGTTTGCCGTGCGCGACAATGGCGCCGGTTTCGACATGCAATACGCGGGCAAGCTGTTTGGCGTCTTCCAGCGGCTGCACCGTGCGTCCGAATTTCCCGGCAACGGCATCGGCCTCGCTAACGTGCGGCGGATCATCGCGCGCCATGGTGGCCGCACCTGGGCCGAAGGCGAGCTCGACAGCGGCGCCACCTTCCACTTTTCCTTGCCGGCCTCGGACGTTCCGGGCTCCAGAATGGGTGACACATGA
- a CDS encoding GH92 family glycosyl hydrolase: MSSTIRLRRGLLAAALCLALPALAAAASSDKGGTSAYAAVDPMIGTGGDGHTFPGATVPFGMIQLSPDTAMPDVKHAYKWAAGYQYGDSSILGFSHTHFSGSGHSDLGDVLVMPIAGDVKLDPGSPDQPGSGYRSRFDHKSEKAEAGYYAVTLADYDVRAELTAGQRVGWHRYTFPKGKPAHLLLDLRPSIYDYDGKVLWSSLRVHADGTVTGGRTTRGWAPGRQLYFAMRFNQPLASRSLKNRETGVPYKGFSGPGNRAEDVDAMTGRALEGVFDFGDLGKPLIVKVAVSSVSEDNAIANLDKDGAGFDFDARRAEARQSWEKALSTVDLVAPADTRKTFYTSLYHAMISPSLSMDVNGEYRGPDNQVHTAKGFDFYSTWSLWDVYRAQQPLMTLLQPAKSNDFVSSLIAARQSSPFGILPIWAYQGMETWCMIGYHAVPVIADAYMKGIRGYDADAALEAMVASATYGPYGGIDDYMKLGYVPIDRQPEAASKTVEYAFDDWSLAQMAKAMGKDDVAATFSKRAGNWKNSFDTKTGFLRARKSDGNYREPFDPSSAGYGSDYTEGNAWQYSWYVPQDVAGLIDALGGKDAFVKKLDSVFDAKVDPKSFAHVEDITGLIGWYAHGNEPSHQVAYLYDYAGQPWKTQERLVQIMQTQYTPTPTGLVGNDDLGQMSAWYIFTALGFYPVAPGSNQYVIGRPFIEKATLNLPGGKHFVVSADHLDAKHPYVGKVTLNGQPLDRTFVRHEEIVAGGELHFTMQATPAKDWGQTPASLPYSMTPSAP; the protein is encoded by the coding sequence ATGTCGAGCACCATCCGTTTGCGCCGTGGCCTGCTGGCTGCCGCCCTCTGCCTTGCCCTGCCGGCGCTCGCCGCCGCAGCCTCCAGTGACAAGGGCGGCACGTCCGCCTATGCGGCTGTCGATCCGATGATCGGTACGGGAGGGGATGGCCACACGTTCCCGGGTGCCACGGTGCCGTTCGGCATGATCCAGCTCTCGCCGGACACGGCGATGCCCGACGTGAAGCACGCATACAAGTGGGCCGCCGGCTACCAGTACGGCGACTCGAGCATTCTCGGTTTTTCGCATACGCACTTCTCCGGCAGCGGCCATTCCGACCTGGGCGACGTACTCGTCATGCCCATCGCCGGCGACGTGAAGCTGGACCCCGGCTCCCCCGACCAGCCCGGTAGCGGTTATCGCTCGCGGTTCGACCACAAGAGCGAGAAAGCTGAGGCAGGGTACTACGCCGTCACGCTGGCCGACTACGACGTCCGCGCGGAACTGACCGCCGGCCAGCGCGTGGGCTGGCATCGCTACACCTTCCCCAAGGGCAAGCCGGCGCATCTGCTGCTCGACCTGCGCCCCAGCATCTACGACTACGACGGCAAGGTGCTGTGGTCGAGCCTGCGCGTCCATGCCGACGGCACGGTCACCGGTGGTCGCACCACGCGTGGCTGGGCACCGGGCCGCCAGCTGTATTTCGCCATGCGCTTCAACCAGCCGCTGGCCTCGCGCAGCCTGAAGAACCGCGAGACCGGCGTGCCGTACAAGGGCTTCAGCGGCCCGGGCAATCGTGCCGAGGACGTCGACGCCATGACCGGCCGCGCGCTCGAGGGCGTGTTCGATTTCGGCGACCTGGGCAAGCCGCTGATCGTCAAGGTCGCCGTCTCCTCGGTGAGCGAAGACAACGCCATCGCCAACCTCGACAAGGACGGTGCGGGCTTCGACTTCGACGCCCGCCGCGCGGAAGCCCGGCAGAGCTGGGAGAAGGCGCTGTCGACGGTCGACCTCGTGGCACCGGCCGATACCCGCAAGACCTTCTACACCTCGCTGTACCACGCGATGATCTCGCCCAGCCTGTCCATGGACGTCAACGGCGAATACCGCGGTCCGGACAACCAGGTGCATACCGCGAAGGGCTTCGATTTCTATTCGACCTGGTCGCTGTGGGACGTCTATCGCGCGCAGCAGCCGCTGATGACCCTGCTGCAGCCGGCCAAGAGCAACGACTTCGTCAGCTCGCTGATCGCCGCGCGCCAGTCCAGCCCCTTTGGCATCCTGCCGATCTGGGCCTACCAGGGCATGGAGACGTGGTGCATGATCGGCTACCACGCCGTGCCGGTGATCGCCGATGCCTATATGAAGGGCATTCGGGGTTACGACGCCGATGCGGCGCTCGAGGCGATGGTGGCCAGTGCCACCTATGGCCCTTACGGCGGCATCGACGACTACATGAAGCTCGGCTACGTGCCGATCGATCGCCAGCCGGAAGCGGCCTCGAAGACGGTCGAGTACGCGTTCGACGACTGGTCGCTGGCGCAGATGGCCAAGGCCATGGGCAAGGACGACGTCGCCGCCACGTTTAGCAAGCGGGCGGGCAACTGGAAGAACAGCTTCGACACGAAGACCGGCTTCCTGCGTGCGCGCAAGAGCGACGGTAACTACCGTGAGCCGTTCGATCCCTCGTCGGCGGGCTACGGCAGCGACTACACCGAAGGCAATGCCTGGCAGTATTCCTGGTACGTGCCGCAGGACGTGGCCGGCCTGATCGATGCGCTCGGTGGCAAGGACGCCTTCGTCAAGAAACTCGATTCGGTGTTCGATGCCAAGGTCGATCCGAAGTCCTTCGCGCACGTCGAGGACATCACCGGCCTGATCGGCTGGTACGCGCATGGCAACGAGCCGAGCCATCAGGTGGCCTACCTGTACGACTACGCGGGCCAGCCCTGGAAGACCCAGGAACGCCTCGTGCAGATCATGCAGACGCAGTACACGCCGACACCGACCGGCCTGGTCGGCAACGATGACCTGGGCCAGATGTCGGCCTGGTACATCTTCACGGCGCTGGGCTTCTATCCGGTCGCACCGGGCAGCAACCAGTACGTGATCGGGCGCCCCTTCATCGAGAAGGCCACGCTCAACCTGCCGGGTGGCAAGCACTTCGTGGTCTCGGCCGATCATCTCGATGCCAAGCATCCGTACGTCGGCAAGGTCACCCTCAACGGGCAGCCGCTGGACCGTACGTTTGTGCGTCACGAGGAAATCGTTGCCGGCGGTGAACTGCATTTCACCATGCAGGCCACGCCGGCGAAGGACTGGGGCCAGACCCCGGCGTCACTGCCTTACTCGATGACGCCGTCGGCACCGTAA